In Denticeps clupeoides unplaced genomic scaffold, fDenClu1.1, whole genome shotgun sequence, one DNA window encodes the following:
- the LOC114776060 gene encoding uncharacterized threonine-rich GPI-anchored glycoprotein PJ4664.02-like isoform X1, which yields MEALAAADSINTTTTLSPSTTSEATTQLTITETLQPTKTETITSTATTSVSTIQLSLTTPSTLGATTSHLTSPESTTVEKTTTTTEIPTSAESISITTISPSTTSLTTQLKSTDIVQPTTEKQTTQLASITSTTPDTTTSSITTFVSTPEVSTTTASTLGAATSHLTSPESTTVETTTTTTEALTSAESISTTTISPSTTSQTTQLTTTEIVQPTTEKQTTQLASTTSTTPEATTSSKTTFVSTPEVSTTTASTSGATTSHLTTPESTTVETTATTEASTKTESISTTTISPSTTSQTTQLTTTEIVQPTTEKITTQRASTTSTTLDTTTSSITTLVSTPEVSTTTASTLGATTSHLTTPESTTVETTTTTEASTSAESISTTTISPSTTSQTTQLTTTEIVQPTTEKQTTQLASTIFTTLDTTTSSITTLVSTPEVSTTTASTLGATTSHLTTPESATVETTTTTTEASTSAESISTTTISPSTTSQTTQLTTTEIVQPTTEKQTTQLASSTSTTPETTTSSITTFVSTPEKSTTTASTLEATTSHLTTTESTTMESTTTEASTTTESISTTISPSTTNQTTQLTTTEIVQPTTEKQTTQLASITSTTPETTTSSITTFVSTPQQSTTTASTLGATTSHLTTPESTTMETTTTTTEASTTTESTSTTTISPSTTSQTTQLTTTDIELPTTEKKTTQLASTTSTLPETTTSSKTTLVSTPEVSTTTASTLGATTSYLTTTESTTMESTTTTTEASTTTESISITTYSPSTTFKTTDLTTTEIVQPTTEKQTTQLASTTTTTLETTASSITSFVSTPELSTTMAITLETTTSQLSAAVSTTVEFPITTEASTSTESISTTTYSPSTTSQTTDLTTTDIVQPTTEKQSTQLASTTSTKPDTTISSITTFLSTPEVSTRTASTLGATTSLLTAAVSTTVELPTTTEASTLTESISTTTISPSTTSQTAQLTTTEIVQPTTEKQTTQLASTTSATPDTTISSITAFLSTPEVSTTTASTLETTTSQLSAAVSTTVEFPITTEASTSTESISTTTYSPSTTSQTTDLTTTDIVQPTTEKQTTQLASTTATTPDTTISSITTFLSTPEVSTTTASTLVATTSQLIAAVSTTMEFPITTEASTSTESISTTTISPSTTFQTTDLTTTEIVQPKTERQTTQLATTTATTLETTTSYITNFVSTPEVSTTTASTLETTTSQLSAAVSTNMEFPITTEASTSTESISTTTYPPSTTSQTTQLTTTEIVQPTTENQTTQLASTASTTPEIKTLSLTTFVSTPEVSKTTASTLETTTSHMIAAVSTTVELTTTTEASTTTESISTTTISPSTTSTDYVQPTTAFTTSTTPEKTTSSITSFVSLPEMTTTTAFTLETTTSQLTTSGSTTVESSTTAEIFAATESIDTSTETVESTTTSEASNTSESVSMTTISPSTFSQMTAQIIRTESVEPTTERQTTQLASTTSTTPEITTLLLTTFVSSPELSTTPAFTLSTTKTQVTTGETTTAKSTIIKGVLALTESISATTVSPTTNSQRTTKLTTTESMNFTTESQTTQLASTTPSTSEITTSIVTNYISTPELSTTTAFTLGTTTSQLNTVESTTVESATTKILATTETIPMLSTTASPLTTSQMATQHTTTETVEPTAESQSTQLVFIRSTTPDTTTTPTATTEASATTDILTTTARSPFQKTGPLTANESVEPINDNQSSKLPFTTATTVGITPTPIVELSYTTASPLDHITLQFTTSTAETVESTTTTEASTLTEAQTTITAFSSTSQTTGELTPNKSEEPTTKSQSTQLLFTKSTTLDVTSIPSVVSKAELSNTTASFLDTTAESTTPELTTTSKASATTEAITATTAFSFASQTTGRLIPTETVEPTIESQFTMLPSTTRTKTDVTITPSVVATAELSNTTGQLTPSESVEPTTKIQSTQDPFTKSATLDITTTLIDVSTAELKKTTSPTLDTITRQLTSTEESTTMESNSTKEASATTEAVNTSTAFLSIFQTTGQPTPSETVEPTTESQSTHHSFTISTTLESSSTTEASATTEAIATNTAYSFASIHSQTRQFTATETVEPTTEGQSRQIPFTTFRTPDKTTTSTVTTEASSTKLGITTTTVPSFTSQTTSQLTPTETEEYTTESLTTQLPSTTSSKPDITTTKTVVSTPELSKTIASTLGAITSQLTTSNFTKVETTSIIKESTVSSTTSKTTQQLSTKTPEPTNESQLSQFPLSTFDITPDRTTPPSGSITELSSTNAFTFDSTTPQLTTPTKEKMTATSGTLLSSATTSTTAHTDIKMIAYVYCHLVFNSSTPIASDTAAVNTTRILLLSLSASFNQIIQMENVTYEEISGTSYAVIISLRLNNVSTPEKRESANDTYNQIQNTINNMLNTVFSDFGQSPLTFQSANFMINSDYIEGHMEYIIQENESAGMISTTTVPMIPVSITPQVNIVGSALIYAYLVFNSSTPIASDTAAVNTTRTLLLSLSANFYQTIQVENVTYEQISDTSYAVIISLRLNNVSMPEKSESANDTYSQIQNTINNMLNTVFSDFGQSPLTFQSANFMMNSDYIEGHMEYIIQENESAGMISTTTVTLFPVSITPQVNIVGSALIYAYLVFNSSTPIASETTAVNTTRTLLLSLSANFYPTIQVENVTYEQISDTSYAIIISLRLNNVSMPEKSESANDTYSQIQNTINNMLNTVFSDFGQSPLTFQSANFMMNSDYIEGHMEYIIQENESAGMISTTMVPMIPVSITPQVNIVGSALIYAYLVFNSSTPITSETAAVNTTRTLLLSLSANFYQTIQVENVTYERSSETSYAVIIILRLSNVSMPELSESANDTYNQIQNTINNMLNTVFSEHGQTLLIFQYANFMTNSDQIEGLMEYTIQESETTTPFTTTATSMSTTEGFDTASATEAEPASTKITLLWSGASVPETTTVPQTVLGTVLIYIRLVFQTLGPIPSESAVLNAANTLLDSRVRTTLNNPVKNQNVTYERINSTAFAINFGYGISNVVMSSHFTLRNDTYILIESSVNKLLNMILSNNNTIPFTFGPLKFLDGTNEIQADVQYVFNESDLKSPSLFLEEIMKLSGLQPTTATITEITSNNTTTASAGGFPGWALAIIIPCGIAIILVPLWILLCCLLCGCCAALRRRWRRRQSYNVQYTTRNGLF from the exons ATGGAAGCTTTGGCTGCAGCAGATTCAATTAATACTACAACAaccctttctccttcaaccacttctgaagcaaccacacagctcacaataacagaaactttgcaacctacaaaaactgagacaatcacatcaactgcaacaacgtctgtgtctacaatacaattgagtttgacaacaccttctactttaggagctACTACATCTCACTTGACCTCACCTGAATCTAcaactgtggaaaaaacaacCACCACAACGGAAATTCCAACATCAGCGGAATCCATTTCTATAACAACAATTTCTCCCTCAACCACCTCCCTAACAACACAACTCAAATCAACAGATATTGTACAACCTACAACCGAgaagcaaacaacccagcttgcttctataacatctacaacacctgacacaacaacatcatccataacaacttttgtgtcaactccagaagtgagtacaaccacagcttctactttaggagCTGCTACATCTCACTTGACTTCACCTGAATCTACAACtgtggaaacaacaacaaccacaactgAAGCTTTAACATCAgcggaatccatttctacaacaacaatttctccttcaaccacctcccaaacaacacaactcacaacaacagaaattgtacaacctacaactgagaagcaaacaacccagcttgcttctactacatctacaacacctgaAGCAACAACATCGTCCAAGACAACTTTTGTGTCAActccagaagtgagtacaaccacagcttctacttcAGGAGCTACTACATCTCACTTGACTACACCTGAATCTACAACCGTGGAAACAACTGCAACAACAGAAGCTTCAACAAAAACAGAATCAATTTCTACAACAActatttctccttcaaccacctcccaaacaacacaactcacaacaacagaaattgtacaacCTACAACCGAGAAGATAACAACCCAGCGtgcttctactacatctacaacacTTGACACAACTACATCATCCATAACAACTTTAGTATCAActccagaagtgagtacaaccacagcttctactttaggagCTACTACATCTCACTTGACTACACCTGAATCTACAACTGTGGAAACAACAACCACAACTGAAGCTTCAACATCAgcggaatccatttctacaacaacaatttctccttcaaccacctcccaaacaacacaactcacaacaacagaaattgtacaacctacaaccgagaagcaaacaacccagcttgcttctactatATTTACAACACTTGACACAACAACATCATCCATAACAACTTTAGTGTCAActccagaagtgagtacaaccacagcttctactttaggagCTACTACATCTCACTTGACTACACCTGAATCTGCAACtgtggaaacaacaacaaccacaactgAAGCTTCAACATCAgcggaatccatttctacaacaacaatttctccttcaaccacctcccaaacaacacaactcacaacaacagaaattgtacaacctacaactgagaagcagacaacccagcttgcttctagtacatctacaacacctgaGACAACAACATCATCCATAACAACTTTTGTGTCAACCCCAGAAAAGAGTACAACAACAGCTTCTACTTTAGAAGCTACTACATCTCACTTGACAACAACTGAATCTACAACCATGgaatcaacaacaacagaagCTTCGACTACAacggaatccatttctacaacaatttctccttcaaccaccaatcaaacaacacaactcacaacaacagaaattgtgcaacctacaactgagaagcaaacaacccagcttgcttctatAACATCTACAACACCTGAGACAACAACATCATCCATAACAACTTTTGTGTCAACTCCACAACAgagtacaaccacagcttctactttaggagCTACTACATCTCACTTGACTACACCTGAATCTACAACCATGGAAACAACAACCACCACAACGGAAGCTTCAACAACAACAGAATCAActtctacaacaacaatttctccttcaaccacctcccaaacaacacaactcacaacaacagataTTGAGCTACCTACAACTGAGAAGaaaacaacccagcttgcttctactacatctacatTACCTGAGACAACAACATCATCCAAGACAACTTTAGTGTCAActccagaagtgagtacaaccacagcttctactttaggagCTACTACATCTTACTTGACAACAACTGAATCTACAACCATggaatcaacaacaacaacaacagaggcTTCGACTACAACGGAATCCATTTCTATAACAACATATTCACCTTCAACCACATTCAAAACAACAgatctcacaacaacagaaattgtgcaacctacaactgagaagcaaacaacccagcttgcttctactacaaCTACAACACTTGAGACAACAGCATCATCTATTACATCTTTTGTGTCTACACCAGAATTGAGTACAACCATGGCAATTACCTTAGAAACAACTACATCTCAGCTGAGTGCAGCTGTATCTACCACCGTGGAATTCCCAATCACAACAGAAGCTTCAACATCAacggaatccatttctacaacaacatattctccttcaaccacctcccaaacaacagatctcacaacaacagatattgtgcaacctacaactgagaagcaaTCAACacagcttgcttctactacatctacaaaacctgacacaacaatatcatcCATAACAACTTTTCTGTCTACACCAGAAGTGAGTACAAGaacagcttctactttaggagCTACTACATCTCTCTTGACTGCAGCTGTATCTACAACCGTCGAATTACCAACCACAACGGAAGCTTCAACATTAACGGAATctatttctacaacaacaatttctccttcaaccacctcccaaaCAGCACAACtgacaacaacagaaattgtgcaacctacaactgagaaacaaacaacccagcttgcttctactacatctgcaacacctgacacaacaatatcatcCATAACAGCTTTTCTGTCTACaccagaagtgagtacaaccacagcttctaccTTAGAAACAACTACATCTCAGCTGAGTGCAGCTGTATCTACCACCGTGGAATTCCCAATCACAACAGAAGCTTCAACATCAacggaatccatttctacaacaacatattctccttcaaccacctcccaaacaacagatctcacaacaacagatattgtgcaacctacaactgagaagcaaacaacccagcttgcttctactacagCTACAACACCtgacacaacaatatcatcCATAACAACTTTTCTGTCTACaccagaagtgagtacaaccacagcttctactttagtAGCTACTACATCTCAGCTGATTGCAGCTGTATCTACAACCATGGAATTCCCAATTACAACAGAAGCTTCAACATCAacggaatccatttctacaacaacaatttctccttcaaccaccttcCAAACAACCgatctcacaacaacagaaattgtcCAACCTAAAACTGAGAGgcaaacaacccagcttgctaCTACTACAGCTACAACACTTGAGACAACAACATCATATATAACAAATTTTGTGTCTACaccagaagtgagtacaaccacagcttctaccTTAGAAACAACTACATCTCAGCTGAGTGCAGCTGTATCTACAAACATGGAATTCCCAATCACAACAGAAGCTTCAACATCAacggaatccatttctacaacaacatatcctccttcaaccacctcccaaacaacacaactcacaacaacagaaattgtgcaacctacaactgagaatcaaacaacccagcttgcttctactgcATCTACAACACCTGAGATAAAAACATTATCCCTGACAACTTTTGTGTCAACTCCAGAAGTGAGTAAAACCACAGCTTCTACCTTAGAAACTACAACATCTCACATGATTGCAGCTGTATCTACAACCGTGGaactaacaacaacaacagaagctTCAACTACAacagaatccatttctacaacaacaatatctccttcaaccacctcaACAGATTATGTGCAACCTACAACTGCTTTtactacatctacaacacctgaGAAAACAACATCATCCATTACATCTTTTGTGTCTTTACCAGAAATGACTACAACCACGGCTTTTACCTTAGAGACTACTACATCGCAGTTGACTACATCTGGATCTACAACTGTGGAATCAAGCACAACAGCTGAAATATTTGCTGCAACAGAATCAATTGATACTTCAACAGAAACAGTGGAATCAACCACAACATCGGAAGCTTCAAATACATCAGAATCAGTTTCAATGACAACAATATctccttcaacattttcacaaatgaCAGCACAAATCATAAGAACAGAAAGTGTGGAACCTACAACTGAGAGgcaaacaacccagcttgcttctactacatctacaacacctgaGATAACAACATTACTCCTGACAACTTTTGTGTCTTCACCGGAATTGAGTACCACCCCAGCTTTTACGTTAAGCACTACTAAAACTCAGGTGACTACAGGTGAAACTACAACTGCCAAATCAACGATAATAAAAGGAGTATTGGCTTTAACAGAATCAATTTCTGCAACAACAGTTTCTCCTACAACAAATTcccaaagaacaacaaaactcacaacaacagaatcTATGAATTTTACAACTGAAAGTCAAACgacccagcttgcttctactacacCTTCAACATCGGAGATAACCACATCAATCGTGACAAATTATATATCTACGCCAGAATTGAGTACTACAACAGCTTTTACcttaggcactactacatcaCAGTTGAATACAGTTGAATCTACAACTGTGGAATCAGCCACAACAAAAATTTTGGCCACAACAGAAACAATTCCTATGTTATCAACAACAGCTTCTCCTTTAACCACTTCCCAAatggcaacacaacacacaacaacagaaactGTGGAACCTACAGCTGAAAGTCAATCCACCCAACTTGTTTTTATAAGATCTACAACACCTgatacaacaacaacaccaactGCAACAACTGAAGCTTCAGCTACAACCGACATTTTAACAACCACTGCTCGATCCCCTTTCCAAAAAACAGGGCCACTTACGGCAAACGAATCTGTGGAACCAATAAATGACAATCAATCCAGTAAACTACCATTTACTACAGCTACAACAGTTGGTATTACACCCACACCAATTGTTGAACTGAGTTACACCACAGCATCTCCCTTAGATCATATAACACTTCAATTCACAACAAGTACAGCAGAAACAGTGGAATCAACCACAACAACTGAAGCTTCAACATTAACAGAAGCACAAACTACAATCACTGCTTTTTCATCTACATCCCAAACAACAGGTGAACTCACACCAAACAAATCAGAGGAACCTACAACTAAAAGTCAATCCACTCAACTTCTTTTTACTAAATCTACAACACTTGATGTTACATCCATACCAAGTGTTGTATCTAAAGCAGAACTGAGTAACACCACAGCATCTTTCTTAGACACTACAGCAGAATCTACAACACCTGAATTAACCACTACATCTAAAGCTTCAGCTACAACAGAAGCAATAACTGCAACCACTGCTTTTTCATTCGCATCTCAAACAACAGGTCGACTCATACCAACAGAAACTGTGGAACCTACAATTGAAAGTCAATTCACAATGCTTCCTTCTACCACACGTACAAAAACTGATGTTACAATTACACCAAGTGTTGTGGCTACAGCAGAACTCAGTAACACAACAGGTCAACTTACACCAAGTGAATCTGTGGAACCAACAACTAAAATTCAGTCCACTCAAGATCCATTTACTAAATCTGCAACACTTGATATTACAACCACACTAATTGATGTATCTACAGCGGAATTGAAGAAGACCACATCACCTACCTTAGACACTATAACCCGTCAATTGACAAGTACAGAAGAATCTACAACCATGGAATCAAACAGCACAAAAGAAGCTTCAGCTACAACAGAAGCAGTAAATACAAGCACTgcttttttatcaatatttcaaACAACAGGTCAACCCACACCATCAGAAACTGTGGAACCTACAACTGAAAGTCAATCCACTCATCATTCATTTACTATATCTACAACACTGGAATCAAGCAGCACAACTGAAGCTTCAGCTACAACAGAAGCAATAGCTACAAACACTGCTTATTCATTCGCATCCATTCATTCGCAAACAAGACAATTCACAGCAACAGAAACTGTGGAACCTACAACTGAGGGTCAATCCAGACAAATTCCTTTTACCACATTTAGAACACCTGATAAAACAACCACATCAACTGTCACAACTGAAGCATCATCTACAAAATTAGGTATAACTACAACCACTGTTCCTTCATTCACTTCCCAAACAACAAGTCAACTCACACCAACAGAAACTGAGGAATATACAACAGAAAGTCTAACAACCCAACTTCCTTCTACTACATCTTCGAAACCTGATATAACAACCACAAAAACGGTTGTGTCTACACCAGAATTGAGTAAGACCATAGCTTCTACCCTAGGGGCAATTACATCCCAGTTGACTACATCCAATTTTACAAAAGTGGAAACAACATCCATCATAAAGGAAAGTACTGTCTCTTCAACCACCtccaaaacaacacaacagcTCTCTACAAAAACTCCGGAACCGACAAATGAAAGTCAATTAAGCCAATTTCCTTTATCTACATTTGATATAACACCTGATAGAACAACACCACCTTCTGGATCTATAACAGAACTGAGTAGCACCAATGCTTTTACCTTTGACAGTACAACACCTCAGTTGACTACACcgacaaaagaaaaaatgactGCTACTTCTGGAACTTTACTGAGTTCTGCAACAACCTCAACAACTGCGCATACAGATATAAAAATGATAGCATATGTGTACTGCCACCTGGTCTTCAACTCTTCCACACCCATCGCCAGTGACACCGCAGCAGTTAATACTACACGCATACTTCTGTTGTCTTTATCTGCAAGCTTCAATCAAATAATTCAGATGGAAAATGTGACATACGAAG AAATATCAGGGACTTCATATGCAGTCATCATCAGCTTAAGGCTAAACAATGTCAGCACGCCAGAGAAAAGGGAATCTGCAAACGACACATATAACCAAATTCAGAATACTATTAATAACATG CTCAACACAGTCTTCAGTGATTTTGGACAAAGTCCTTTGACTTTCCAAAGTGCAAACTTCAT GATAAATTCAGATTATATTGAAGGGCACATGGAGTATATTATCCAGGAAAATGAAAGTG CAGGTATGATCAGTACCACTACGGTGCCCATGATTCCAGTGTCAATCACCCCTCAAGTCAACAT agtGGGGTCAGCTCTCATCTACGCTTATCTGGTCTTCAACTCTTCCACACCCATCGCCAGTGACACCGCAGCAGTTAATACTACACGCACACTTCTGTTGTCTTTGTCTGCAAACTTCTATCAAACAATTCAGGTGGAGAATGTGACATATGAAC AAATATCAGACACTTCATATGCAGTCATCATCAGCTTAAGGCTAAACAATGTCAGCATGCCAGAGAAAAGTGAATCTGCAAACGACACATATAGCCAAATTCAGAATACTATTAATAACATG CTCAACACAGTCTTCAGTGATTTTGGACAAAGTCCTTTGACTTTCCAAAGTGCAAACTTCAT GATGAATTCAGATTATATTGAAGGGCACATGGAGTATATCATCCAGGAAAATGAAAGTG CAGGTATGATCAGTACCACTACGGTGACCCTGTTTCCAGTGTCAATCACCCCTCAAGTCAACAT agtGGGGTCAGCTCTCATCTACGCTTATCTGGTCTTCAACTCTTCCACACCCATCGCCAGTGAGACCACAGCAGTTAATACTACACGCACACTTCTGCTGTCTTTGTCTGCAAACTTCTATCCAACAATTCAGGTGGAGAATGTGACATATGAAC AAATATCAGACACTTCATATGCAATCATCATCAGCTTAAGGCTAAACAATGTCAGCATGCCAGAGAAAAGTGAATCTGCAAACGACACATATAGCCAAATTCAGAATACTATTAACAACATG CTCAACACAGTCTTCAGTGATTTTGGACAAAGTCCTTTGACTTTCCAAAGTGCAAACTTCAT GATGAATTCAGATTATATTGAAGGGCACATGGAGTATATCATCCAGGAAAATGAAAGTG CAGGTATGATCAGTACCACTATGGTGCCCATGATTCCAGTGTCAATCACCCCTCAAGTCAACAT aGTGGGGTCGGCTCTCATCTACGCTTATCTGGTCTTCAACTCTTCCACACCCATCACCAGTGAGACCGCAGCAGTTAATACTACACGCACACTTCTGTTGTCTTTGTCTGCAAACTTCTATCAAACAATTCAGGTGGAGAATGTGACATATGAAC GAAGTTCAGAGACCTCATATGCAGTTATTATCATCTTAAGGCTAAGCAATGTCAGCATGCCAGAGTTAAGTGAATCTGCAAATGACACATATAACCAAATTCAGAATACTATTAACAACATG CTCAACACAGTCTTCAGTGAACATGGACAAACTCTTTTGATCTTTCAATATGCAAACTTTAT GACAAATTCAGATCAAATTGAAGGGCTCATGGAATATACAATCCAGGAAAGTGAAACTA CCACACCATTTACAACTACAGCCACATCAATGTCTACAACAGAGGGTTTTGATACAGCAAGCGCAACTGAAGCTGAGCCTGCTAGCACAAAAATTACACT CCTTTGGTCAGGTGCATCAGTACCAGAAACCACTACGGTTCCTCAGactgt ACTTGGTACAGTTTTGATCTACATACGACTGGTGTTTCAAACTTTGGGTCCCATTCCCAGTGAGAGTGCAGTCCTCAATGCTGCTAACACCCTATTGGACTCTAGAGTCAGGACCACCCTGAATAATCCAGTGAAAAATCAAAATGTTACTTATGAGA GAATAAACAGCACTGCATTTGCTATCAACTTTGGATATGGCATCAGCAATGTTGTAATGTCATCACATTTTACCCTCAGAAATGACACATATATCTTAATTGAGAGTTCTGTCAATAAACTG CTCAACATGATTTTGAGCAACAACAATacaattccatttacatttggaCCTTTAAAATTTTT GGATGGAACCAATGAAATTCAGGCTGATGTACAATATGTTTTTAATGAGAGTGACTTGAAATCACCAAGTCTCTTCCTGGAGGAGATCATGAAACTTAGTg GTCTACAGCCAACCACAGCAACTATTACAGAAATAACAAGTAATAATACAACAACAGCATCAGCAGGAGGCTTTCCTGGATGGGCTTTAGCAATCATTATACCCTGCGGTATTGCAATCATCCTTGTTCCACTCTGGATCCTTCTTTGT tGTTTGCTGTGTGGCTGTTGCGCAGCCCTCAGGAGACGTTGGAGAAGACGGCAATCTTACAATGTTCAGTACACTACACGCAATGGTCTATTCTGA